The following coding sequences lie in one Rutidosis leptorrhynchoides isolate AG116_Rl617_1_P2 chromosome 6, CSIRO_AGI_Rlap_v1, whole genome shotgun sequence genomic window:
- the LOC139853718 gene encoding uncharacterized protein codes for MSSSLFFISTLILALFITISSSNPNPNPLLLTPLTTAHSVLTHHGFPIGLLSTDVRSYNLNRTFGEFSVDLGTPCKLLLLPDNYLATYSKKVTGKIVENRIAELNGIRVRAFFQWWGITGIKINGDDLVFEVGMVTAKYPSKNFEVSPQCEGKKHSSS; via the coding sequence ATGTCTTCATCCCTCTTCTTTATCTCTACCCTAATTCTCGCCTTGTTTATCACCatctcatcatcaaaccctaaccctaatccaCTACTGTTGACACCATTAACAACGGCACACTCTGTACTTACTCACCACGGCTTCCCCATCGGACTACTTTCCACAGACGTCCGTTCATATAACCTGAACCGTACTTTCGGTGAGTTTTCCGTCGATCTCGGAACTCCTTGCAAGCTTCTTTTACTACCGGATAATTACTTAGCTACTTATTCGAAGAAAGTTACTGGTAAGATCGTGGAGAATCGAATTGCAGAGCTTAATGGAATTAGGGTTAGGGCTTTTTTTCAGTGGTGGGGGATTACTGGAATTAAAATTAACGGTGATGATTTGGTGTTTGAGGTTGGGATGGTGACTGCTAAATATCCTTCTAAGAATTTTGAAGTTAGTCCTCAATGTGAAGGCAAAAAACACTCTTCTTCTTGA